The region GCAGGCGCGATGATGTAGCAAGTATTTTCAATCGCACGTGCCTGAAGTAACACTTGCCAGTGGTCTTTGCCAGTAAAGGCAGTGAACGCAGCAGGTACAAACAGCACCTCCGCCCCCATCTGCGATAGATGGCGATAGAGCTCCGGAAAGCGCACATCGTAGCAAACTGACAAACCCAGGTTCCCCAGTTCCTTGGATGGATAAATGGGTGGCATTTTCATCCCTGCCACAACTGTTCCTGATTCGCGATAAGTGTTGCCATCCGGCACATTCACATCAAACAAATGTACTTTCTCATATCGCGCAAGATCATCACCATTGGGACCAACTAGCAGTGCCGTATTGTAAACCTTGCCGTTACCGACTGGAACTGGAAACCCCCCACCTAATATCGTGACCTGAAAGCGCTGTGCCATCGTCCTTAAAAACTTCTCACTGGCACGGGCGATCGCCTCTGCCTGGGCTAACTTTTCATGTTCTTCGCCCAGAAACGAAAAATTTTCTGGTAAGCCAATTAATTCGGCTCCTTGTCGTACTGCCAAGTCAATCAATTCCTCCGCCTGCACCAGATTTTTCTGGAGATCGGGAAGACTGGTCATTTGGATGGCAGCAGCCAAGTAAGACTTCATACACCAAACCTTAGAAAGGATAAGAGCAACAAGCAAGAATCAGAATCAGGGCAAAAATAATGGACCAATGAACCGACAAGCAGTAAAAGCTTGCAGCGTGATTGCCACAACGAAGGGAGCAAGATTGCTAAACCTAAAGCAGGGAACTTTCTTCTCATTAAAGCAACTCAACCTAAAAAGTGATGCGCTAGGGGTAAATTTTTCATGACAACCTCTGTGTTAGTAAAACACCGGAAGCTTGAATTCAAGAGCTTTACGTCCAGAACACACTAATCCTGCTGAATTAAAGACAGTTTACTGCGTTGATTGCACTGTAGAATCTCTAAATCATTTATTAATTCGTATCCATCAATAATTCGTATCCAGCAAGCAAGCTTCACGGCGGGGAAAACTCTGGCTTTCCTTGGCTCCTCAAAATAGCGTTGAGGGGAGTTTCTTTGAATTGCCTGCCTCAGTGCGCTCCACACCAATCAGGACATTGGTCACTAATTTGCCAACCATAGGGATGAAAGCCACAAACAAGCGTTGTGCGACTTTCATGGGTATATCCATAGGCCATGCCATGGTAGTGCACACAGCCCTGACAAGCTTTCGGGCGAGATGGGATTCTATCTGTAAAACCAAGCTGCGATCGCAAAATGTGGCGTTTACTCTGCATCCGATGCCACTGGGCGTGGTCAGCTTTGCGGAAAAAGTAGTGAATTTTGCCAAACGGATATTGGGCGGCGTTCATGGCAGTGTGGATAGGGTCTACTCTTAGACTACCCATATTTACTCCCCAAGTTCTTCCCCCCTGCAGAATAACTACACAAGACTTAAAGGCAACACATCAGGCTCAGGCAATCTGCCAAATTTTCACTGTGGTATCGGAGCTAGCGCTCGCCACCCGTCGCCCATCTGGACTGATATTGACAGCATTAACTGAACTAATGTGGTCAGCTAGTGTCCCTTTCAATTCACCAGTTTCCACGTTCCAGAGCTTGAGTGTGGTGTCACTGCTGCCGCTCACCAAAAGCTTGCCGTTGCTGCTGAGGGCGATCGCATTCACCGAGTCGGTATGCCCCGTCAACGTACGAATGACTTCCCCTCGATCAAGGTTCCATAGCTTAATGGTTTTGTCTTTGCTGGCGCTGATCAAGGTATTGCCGTCAGGAGTAATTGCGATCGCATTCACCGCACTGTAATGACTTCTAGCAAACGTGCGAACTAACGAGCCAGTTTTTAAGCTCCACAATTTGATCTGGTTATCCAAGCCACCGCTAGCAAGCATCTGCCCATCAGGGCTAATTGCGACCGCCCGGATCATGCCCGCCAGATTAGAAAACACCTGTAATGGCTCACCTGTTGCCAACTTCCAAACTCTGGCAGTCCGATCTTCGCCACCGCTGGCTAAAATCTGCCCACCTGAGTGGATCGCCACTGTATGCACATCACGCGCATGACCAGTCAGGGTTTGCAATAACGCCCCCGTTGCCAAATTCCAGATCTTCAGGCTGTGATCATCACTACCACTCACCAACATTTGACAATCTGGGCTAATTGCCAGGCAATTCACAGGCTTCGTGTGACCTCTTAAGGTCAGCAGCAATTCCCCAGTCCCAAGATTCCACACCTTAATGGCATCATCCAAGCCAGCACTGGCAACCCGCTGCCCATCCGGACTAATAGCTACAGCAGTCACCCAGCGAGAATGCCCGGTTAACGTTAACAAGCAGCGTCGCCCCTGAGAACCAGATATTGGTGGATTGGACGGTGGATTGGAGACTTTGGGCGCAGAGAGGAACGGGCGGCTAGAACGCGCTGCCGGAACAGCAGAATTCCCGGAACCCTGAGGCTGTCCTGACGGCGGGGTGGAAGGAGTAGAGCCAGGAGAAGAAACAGGTTGACCTGTTCGTGGGGATGACAGGGATGGTCTAACAGGTGCAGTCGCTGAAGCAGATGTTGCCCCTATAGGGCGGGAAAGTGCCAGGCGTAGATCTCGCATGACAGCATCCGCCGATTGATAACGCTCACTCACCAGGTCTTTCAACATTTTGTTCAAGATGTGAGCGATCGCATCACTAATCGTTCCTCCTTGCTGCATCAAGCGCTCCCGCCAGAGCCACCGCCCTTCCAAGGGGTCATATAAATCATCTGGCTTGGTTTGGGTCAGGAGATAAATGCAGGTTGCACCAAGGCTGTAAATATCGCTAGCAGGATATGCCTTCCCACCTCGCAATTGCTCCATAGGGGCATACCCCTCCGTGCCAATTTTAGTGCCTGGTTGACTGGAAGTCTCAGCCGACAGCAGTTTCGCAACACCAAAATCAATCAACACCAACTTGTTATCCGAGAAACGCCGAATGATGTTAGAGGGAGTAATATCCCGATGAATCACTTGATGGTCATGCACAAACTTGAGAACAGGTAATACCCCCGCCATAATCTCCCGAATCCGTCGTTCGCCAAACACTCCATACTGCGCCAATTCTTGCAGAAGTGTTTGACCCTCGATGAACTGCTGAATTAAATACAGGCGCTGATCGTGCTCAAAGTACGCCAGCAGAGTTGGGATTTGGGGATGTTCACCCAGTTCATTCAGTCGTTCTGCCTCTTGCTGGAATAGTTTAACGGCTTTCTCGCGGGATTTGGTTCCTTTTATCTGCGGAGAAAATTGCTTGACTACGCATCGAGCCGATAGCCGATCTTCATCAACTGCCAGATAGGTTCTGCCAAATCCACCTTGTCCTAAAGGACGAGTGACCCGGTAGCGTCCTCGCAATAGAGGAGTCAGCTTTGAGCCGCAACTCAGGCAAAACTCGGCATCATCAGGGTTCTGGGGCT is a window of Leptolyngbyaceae cyanobacterium JSC-12 DNA encoding:
- a CDS encoding putative amidohydrolase (IMG reference gene:2510096809~PFAM: Carbon-nitrogen hydrolase) produces the protein MKSYLAAAIQMTSLPDLQKNLVQAEELIDLAVRQGAELIGLPENFSFLGEEHEKLAQAEAIARASEKFLRTMAQRFQVTILGGGFPVPVGNGKVYNTALLVGPNGDDLARYEKVHLFDVNVPDGNTYRESGTVVAGMKMPPIYPSKELGNLGLSVCYDVRFPELYRHLSQMGAEVLFVPAAFTAFTGKDHWQVLLQARAIENTCYIIAPAQTGHHYAMRQTHGHAMIVDPWGTVLADAGDKPGVAIASIEPTRLEQVRRQMPSLQHRVFI
- a CDS encoding hypothetical protein (IMG reference gene:2510096810); the encoded protein is MGSLRVDPIHTAMNAAQYPFGKIHYFFRKADHAQWHRMQSKRHILRSQLGFTDRIPSRPKACQGCVHYHGMAYGYTHESRTTLVCGFHPYGWQISDQCPDWCGAH
- a CDS encoding WD40 repeat-containing protein (IMG reference gene:2510096811~PFAM: Protein kinase domain; WD domain, G-beta repeat), whose amino-acid sequence is MTCCLNPDCQQPQNPDDAEFCLSCGSKLTPLLRGRYRVTRPLGQGGFGRTYLAVDEDRLSARCVVKQFSPQIKGTKSREKAVKLFQQEAERLNELGEHPQIPTLLAYFEHDQRLYLIQQFIEGQTLLQELAQYGVFGERRIREIMAGVLPVLKFVHDHQVIHRDITPSNIIRRFSDNKLVLIDFGVAKLLSAETSSQPGTKIGTEGYAPMEQLRGGKAYPASDIYSLGATCIYLLTQTKPDDLYDPLEGRWLWRERLMQQGGTISDAIAHILNKMLKDLVSERYQSADAVMRDLRLALSRPIGATSASATAPVRPSLSSPRTGQPVSSPGSTPSTPPSGQPQGSGNSAVPAARSSRPFLSAPKVSNPPSNPPISGSQGRRCLLTLTGHSRWVTAVAISPDGQRVASAGLDDAIKVWNLGTGELLLTLRGHTKPVNCLAISPDCQMLVSGSDDHSLKIWNLATGALLQTLTGHARDVHTVAIHSGGQILASGGEDRTARVWKLATGEPLQVFSNLAGMIRAVAISPDGQMLASGGLDNQIKLWSLKTGSLVRTFARSHYSAVNAIAITPDGNTLISASKDKTIKLWNLDRGEVIRTLTGHTDSVNAIALSSNGKLLVSGSSDTTLKLWNVETGELKGTLADHISSVNAVNISPDGRRVASASSDTTVKIWQIA